One Phragmites australis chromosome 23, lpPhrAust1.1, whole genome shotgun sequence DNA window includes the following coding sequences:
- the LOC133906473 gene encoding formin-like protein 14: MRASQTQAAQPLPLPLPPPPLSLPSPPAAPRRGRHRTSASSSSSSSSSVSTASFSSPSPSPAPSPRASTSIVVPFSWERHPGVPKNSFRGGLASPEDDAPLPLPPPLRPPPRRRRANVSVPSASSHRGANSDPFVAAFAECTRDDDGTAHGADTDVADRLWLAPKPATVSGRAERRWWLTGGGFVGFLDLYGCKSAMDVAGGAFLAGRRPVGAHPRLGRAARR; this comes from the coding sequence ATGCGAGCGTCTCAGACCCAAGCAGCGCAGcccctgccgctgccgctgccgcctccgccgctctCGCTGCCGTCGCCGCCCGCCGCCCCACGCCGAGGGCGCCACCGCACGTCCGCCTCCTCttcgtcgtcctcctcttcctccgtcTCCACCGCCTCGTTCTCCtccccgtcgccgtcgcccgCCCCGTCCCCGCGCGCCAGCACCTCCATCGTCGTCCCCTTCTCGTGGGAGCGCCACCCAGGCGTCCCCAAGAACTCGTTCCGCGGTGGCCTCGCCTCCCCCGAAGACGACGCGCCCCtcccgctcccgccgccgctccggccgccccctcgccgccggcgcgccAACGTCAGCGTCCCTTCTGCATCCTCCCATCGCGGCGCCAACAGCGACCCCTTCGTCGCCGCTTTCGCCGAGTGCACCAGAGACGACGACGGCACAGCACACGGCGCCGATACCGACGTCGCGGACAGGCTCTGGTTGGCACCAAAGCCAGCTACAGTGTCCGGTCGCGCCGAGCGCCGGTGGTGGCTCACTGGCGGCGGGTTCGTCGGCTTCCTCGACCTGTACGGGTGCAAGAGCGCCATGGACGTTGCGGGCGGTGCCTTCCTTGCCGGTCGCCGGCCCGTCGGCGCACATCCCAGGCTGGGCCGGGCTGCCCGAAGATAA
- the LOC133906480 gene encoding protein-tyrosine-phosphatase PTP1-like, which yields MSGSSSRAPTPGDAFDPFDVDADPPPRPELTPEQIRLCRDALAHFEGMSKRARDLSQEFRSLSVMGTMHQELRSSVTVAHYGANRGKNRYIDILPFDDTRVRLRTSLTSNNDYINASFIKATDDNRVATFISTQGPLVNTFEDFWQMVCENQCPAIVMVTQFDCVKCDEYLPLRNGRGAYGKYNVKIRKTRRDNHQLWLRDVEVQCSESGKVHSVLHIEYPDWPDHGVPTNTDAVRQIWKRVHHIPREHPIVAHCSAGIGRTGTYITIHTTIERILLGDKSCYSLVETVKKFRSQRIGMVQTEQQYKFCYRVIADELKHLLKSSH from the exons ATGTCGGGTTCCTCCTCCAGGGCGCCCACGCCTGGGGACGCCTTCGACCCGTTCGACGTCGACGCCgacccgccgccgcggcctgaGCTCACCCCCGAGCAGATCAGGCTATGCAGGGACGCCCTCGCGCACTTCGAGGGGATGAGCAAGCGGGCGCGTGACTTGTCCCAAGAGTTCAGAAGCCTCTCG GTCATGGGAACAATGCACCAGGAGCTGAGGTCTAGTGTCACTGTGGCTCACTATGGTGCTAATAGGGGCAAAAACCGCTATATTGATATCTTACCAT TTGATGATACCAGGGTACGGTTGAGAACCAGTCTGACTTCAAACAATGATTACATCAATGCAAGCTTTATAAAG GCTACCGATGACAATAGAGTTGCAACATTTATTTCCACTCAAGGTCCATTAGTCAATACATTTGAGGATTTTTGGCAAATGGTCTGTGAAAATCAGTGCCCTGCGATTGTCATGGTCACTCAGTTCGACTGTGTTAAG TGTGATGAGTATCTTCCTTTGCGCAATGGGCGAGGAGCGTATGGAAAATATAATGTTAAGATTAGGAAAACCAGAAGGGACAACCATCAATTATGGTTGCGTGATGTGGAAGTGCAATGCAGTGAG TCAGGCAAGGTTCATTCGGTACTCCATATAGAATATCCTGATTGGCCCGATCATGGAGTGCCAACCAATACTGATGCTGTAAGACAAATCTGGAAACGAGTGCATCACATTCCAAGAGAACATCCTATAGTTGCACATTGCAG TGCAGGTATTGGAAGAACTGGTACTTACATCACCATCCATACTACAATTGAGAGAATTCTTCTTGGCGACAAAAGCTGTTATAGTCTTGTAGAGACTGTCAAAAAATTTAGATCCCAACGAATTGGAATGGTCCAAACTGAG CAACAATACAAGTTCTGCTATCGGGTGATTGCTGATGAGCTGAAACATCTGCTAAAATCGAGCCATTGA